One window of Burkholderia thailandensis E264 genomic DNA carries:
- a CDS encoding YbdK family carboxylate-amine ligase has product MALETFVNSEPFTFGVELEIQIVNTHNYDLTKAASDLMRLIKDAKFPGNITPEITESMIELSTGICRTHDQALGELHAIRDTLVNAADQLNVGLCGGGTHAFQQWSERQIFDAPRFQYISELYGYLAKQFTVFGQHVHIGCPDADSALFLLHSMSRFIPHFIALSASSPYVQNVDTGFHSARLNSVFAFPLSGRAPFVLTWSGFEEYFTKMVNTGVVNSMKDFYWDIRPKPGYGTIEVRVMDTPLSVDRAAAIACYIQTLARYLLIDRPLKLSEDDYLVYTFNRFEACRFGLEGTCVNPQTGERRTIAEDILDTLDRIAPHAAALGSRAALDEIGALAKARVNDASWLRTIFKQEKSLNETVRQQCLRWRE; this is encoded by the coding sequence ATGGCACTCGAAACCTTCGTCAACTCCGAACCTTTCACGTTCGGCGTCGAACTGGAAATCCAGATCGTCAATACGCACAACTACGATCTGACCAAAGCGGCGTCCGATCTGATGCGGCTCATCAAGGATGCGAAATTTCCCGGCAACATCACGCCGGAGATCACCGAAAGCATGATCGAGCTGTCGACGGGCATATGCAGAACGCACGATCAGGCATTGGGCGAACTGCACGCGATCCGCGACACGCTCGTCAACGCGGCCGACCAGCTCAACGTCGGGCTCTGCGGCGGCGGCACGCACGCGTTCCAGCAATGGAGCGAGCGGCAGATCTTCGACGCGCCGCGCTTCCAGTACATCTCCGAGCTGTACGGCTATCTGGCGAAGCAGTTCACGGTGTTCGGCCAGCACGTGCACATCGGCTGCCCGGACGCCGACAGCGCGCTGTTCCTGCTGCACTCGATGTCGCGCTTCATCCCGCATTTCATCGCGCTTTCGGCGTCGTCGCCGTACGTGCAGAACGTCGACACCGGATTTCATTCGGCACGCCTGAATTCCGTGTTCGCGTTCCCGCTGTCGGGCCGCGCGCCGTTCGTGCTCACCTGGAGCGGCTTCGAGGAGTACTTCACGAAGATGGTGAACACGGGCGTCGTCAACAGCATGAAGGATTTTTATTGGGACATCCGCCCGAAGCCCGGCTACGGAACGATCGAGGTGCGCGTGATGGACACGCCGCTGTCGGTCGATCGCGCGGCCGCGATCGCGTGCTACATCCAGACGCTCGCGCGCTATCTGCTGATCGACCGGCCGCTCAAGCTGTCGGAGGACGACTATCTCGTCTACACGTTCAACCGTTTCGAGGCGTGCCGCTTCGGACTCGAGGGCACCTGCGTGAATCCGCAGACGGGGGAGCGCAGGACGATCGCCGAGGACATCCTCGACACGCTCGATCGCATCGCGCCGCATGCGGCGGCGCTCGGCTCGCGCGCGGCGCTCGACGAGATCGGCGCGCTCGCGAAGGCGCGCGTGAACGACGCATCGTGGCTGAGGACCATCTTCAAGCAGGAAAAATCGCTGAACGAAACGGTTCGCCAGCAGTGCCTGCGGTGGCGCGAGTGA